A region of Nostoc sp. 'Peltigera membranacea cyanobiont' N6 DNA encodes the following proteins:
- a CDS encoding SDR family NAD(P)-dependent oxidoreductase — translation MKPSLFDLTGKVAIITGSARGIGKSIAQGLASVGTKVVVADIKATEAEKTAQIIQEAGGEAIAIPTDVRNRQDCLHLIEQTVAHYHRLDIMVCNAGIDIIKPAADLEELEWDNIINVNLKGYFHCAQQAAQQMIEQGTGGSIIMNSSIGGVVGISGSAAYTASKGGVNLLVRSLALEWADRQIRVNAFAPGYIDNIMEGTETFRRSPQEDRQHLSAVIPMQRRGKPEELIGPVIFLASEAASYVTGAILMVDGGYSAM, via the coding sequence GTGAAACCCTCCCTTTTTGACCTAACAGGAAAAGTCGCCATTATCACCGGATCTGCACGAGGTATCGGCAAATCCATAGCTCAAGGATTAGCATCTGTAGGCACAAAGGTTGTGGTTGCTGATATTAAAGCAACCGAAGCAGAAAAAACTGCACAAATAATTCAGGAGGCTGGAGGCGAAGCGATCGCAATTCCCACCGATGTCAGAAATCGCCAAGATTGTTTACACCTAATTGAGCAAACTGTGGCGCACTATCACAGGCTTGACATTATGGTGTGTAATGCCGGCATTGACATCATCAAACCGGCGGCTGACTTAGAGGAGTTGGAGTGGGATAACATCATCAACGTCAATTTGAAAGGATACTTCCATTGCGCTCAACAGGCGGCTCAACAAATGATCGAACAAGGGACAGGCGGCTCAATTATTATGAACTCTTCTATTGGCGGTGTAGTGGGAATAAGTGGTTCGGCGGCTTATACAGCATCGAAAGGAGGGGTAAATTTACTAGTGCGATCGCTAGCACTGGAATGGGCAGATCGTCAGATTCGAGTTAATGCTTTTGCTCCTGGCTATATAGACAACATTATGGAAGGTACTGAAACATTTCGGCGATCGCCACAGGAAGATCGGCAACATCTGAGTGCTGTGATTCCCATGCAGCGACGCGGAAAACCAGAGGAACTCATCGGCCCAGTGATATTTCTCGCGTCTGAAGCAGCTTCTTATGTGACGGGGGCAATTTTGATGGTGGATGGGGGATACAGCGCCATGTAG
- a CDS encoding non-ribosomal peptide synthetase, producing the protein MVAIQNQNKAKDIEAIYPLSSMQQGMLFHTLYQPESRIYFEQFRFTLYGDLNKSSFEQAWQQVVQRHSALRTLFVWKNRKQPVQVVRRQVNLPWINRDLRLLSTEEQQTQIISFLNTDKEQSFELDKAPLMRFVLFQLADETYHFIWSFHHILLDGWSWPILFKEIFAFYDSINNNQQLYLTPTRSYRDYINWLQQQDLSSAEEFWRRTLEGFTASTPLVVEQAVGQIAHQQTTNIRHQHLSAEATATLKSFAQQHHLTVSTLVQAGWALLLSRYSGESDVVFGATVSGRPHNLSGVESIVGLFINTLPVRIKIPETADLLPWLVQLQQEHIEREQYSYTSLVDIQGVSEIPRNQPLFESIVVFENYPVNATLQALPGNLRIADRQALGETNYPLTVVAIPGDELVIKINYDRDRFDADTIDRMIGHLLTLLQGITTNSHRNIGELPLLTPAEKDLLLVQWNATQAAQPINDCIHQLFEQHVEKTPESVAVVYENQRFTYRELNQRANQLAHHLQRLGIKPDAPVGICLERSLEAAVAILATLKAGGACVPLDPTYPPERLAFILADTGATVVLTQASLKGIGDWGLGTREQENLVRDSDSLPSTQSPVPSPQMILLNEGWDAIAKESDINLQTDTQAQNLAYIIYTSGSTGTPKGTLVPHRSLTNLIEHHQAKMTTGVGVLQFASLSFDVSYHEMFAAWGLGGTLYMIGESDRKDLDKLIQLLAQEPIAKVFLPVTLWQQLAEIYGDEEHLFQNIREAIACGEQLQITQPMIKLFGRLENCRLYNLYGPTEADLVTSYTFGDQPEEWPIYPPIGKPAVNVQVYLLNHNLQPVPIGVPGELYVSGDGLARGYLNRPDLTEQKFVPNPFYNSKFKIPYGNAKGVQNSKLYKTGDLARYLSDGNIEFLGRIDDLVKVRGFRVELGEVEAVLSKHPQINQAVAKVFGQSAREKYLVAYFVPIQGQTVTIEQLRTFLQDQLPDYMIPSAFVQMESFPLTSNGKVNRRTLLEPTTSRPELAQTFVAPRTPTEEILAGIWRDVLGLEQVGIYDNFFNLGGHSLLATQVISLTRKAFKVELPLRSLFESPAIATLARTVETATKHELSPDIIPFKAVRTCDGVLPISLTQLEFWFFEQFYPGNPVYNLPLVYRVTGSLDVKALEQSLREIVRRHETFRSTFKVENGQVVYTISPEPVFDFAVIDSQNIPETEAKRQAEKEIKQPFDLARGPLLRSKLWRLSETEHLLVVTTHHIVADGWSFSVLTQEMATLYEAFSQGKPSPLTELPIQYADFAHWQRQLLQGQVLESQMQFWKQHLGVNPPVLKLPTDYPRPAVRTFTGARQPLVISSDLTKALKTLSQQEGVTLFMTLLAALKTLLFCYTGQPDIIVSTTVANRTRPETEGLIGFFVHLLPFCTNLEGNPSFRELLRRVREVALGVYAHQEMPFIKLLEELQPVRDSSYTLLAQVMFVFQNTPEDDLKLANLTLKEEFIATDTKDTAEFDLNLTLQETTEGIEGALVYRTDLFTPATIARMVTVFQNLLEYLVTNPDLRLRELPFLNEGENLPIQNNKLPIANNFQNEFTEPSNSIEETILAIWKEVLGLEHISIQDNFFDLGGHSALVLQLTYKLQKAWQIELPLVSLFEKNTIVEQAETIRNLQRKAEIEN; encoded by the coding sequence ATGGTAGCTATACAAAATCAAAATAAAGCTAAAGATATTGAAGCCATCTACCCCCTTTCGTCAATGCAGCAGGGGATGCTGTTTCATACGCTCTATCAGCCAGAATCAAGAATATACTTTGAGCAGTTTCGCTTTACTCTTTATGGCGATTTAAACAAAAGTTCGTTTGAGCAAGCTTGGCAACAAGTGGTGCAAAGACACTCGGCTTTACGGACACTTTTTGTTTGGAAGAACCGCAAACAGCCAGTCCAAGTAGTGCGTAGACAGGTTAATTTACCTTGGATTAACAGAGACTTGCGTTTGCTCTCAACTGAGGAACAGCAAACACAAATTATTTCTTTCTTAAACACAGATAAAGAGCAAAGTTTTGAACTTGACAAAGCTCCCTTGATGCGGTTTGTTTTATTTCAGTTAGCAGACGAGACTTATCATTTTATTTGGAGCTTTCATCATATATTGCTTGATGGTTGGAGTTGGCCGATTCTCTTTAAAGAAATCTTTGCTTTTTACGATTCTATAAATAACAATCAACAATTATATTTAACTCCAACTCGCTCTTACCGAGACTACATTAATTGGTTGCAGCAGCAAGATTTATCTAGTGCTGAGGAATTTTGGCGGCGAACTCTTGAGGGTTTTACTGCTTCTACCCCTTTGGTTGTGGAACAAGCAGTAGGGCAGATTGCTCACCAGCAAACCACTAATATTCGACACCAACATCTATCCGCCGAAGCAACTGCTACCTTAAAATCTTTTGCCCAACAACATCACCTCACCGTTTCTACCTTAGTTCAGGCGGGTTGGGCGTTGTTACTTAGTCGCTACAGTGGTGAGTCTGATGTGGTGTTTGGGGCTACAGTGTCTGGTCGTCCTCATAACTTATCTGGTGTAGAGTCGATAGTGGGATTGTTTATTAATACCTTACCTGTACGGATAAAAATCCCTGAAACAGCTGATTTATTGCCTTGGCTAGTGCAATTGCAACAAGAGCATATAGAACGAGAGCAGTATTCATACACCTCACTGGTAGATATTCAAGGTGTAAGTGAGATTCCGAGGAATCAACCTTTGTTTGAAAGCATTGTGGTGTTTGAAAACTACCCTGTAAACGCAACACTGCAAGCGCTTCCGGGAAATTTGAGAATAGCCGATCGCCAAGCCCTCGGAGAAACAAATTATCCTTTAACGGTGGTGGCAATTCCCGGTGATGAACTGGTAATCAAAATCAACTACGATCGCGATCGCTTTGACGCAGATACCATTGATCGGATGATTGGTCATTTGCTCACCCTGTTGCAGGGTATTACTACTAATTCTCATCGCAATATAGGCGAATTACCGCTACTCACACCAGCAGAAAAAGATTTACTCCTAGTACAGTGGAACGCTACCCAAGCAGCCCAACCCATCAATGATTGCATCCATCAATTATTTGAGCAACACGTTGAAAAAACACCCGAATCTGTGGCGGTGGTGTATGAAAATCAACGATTTACTTACCGAGAGTTAAACCAACGCGCCAATCAGCTAGCTCATCATCTGCAAAGGTTGGGTATCAAACCAGATGCACCTGTGGGGATTTGTCTGGAACGCTCTCTAGAAGCAGCAGTTGCCATATTAGCAACCCTGAAAGCTGGTGGTGCTTGCGTTCCCCTTGACCCTACCTATCCTCCAGAGCGTTTAGCATTTATACTAGCGGATACTGGTGCAACCGTTGTATTGACTCAAGCTAGTTTAAAAGGGATTGGGGATTGGGGATTAGGGACTAGGGAACAGGAAAATTTGGTGAGGGATTCTGATTCGTTACCCAGTACCCAGTCCCCAGTCCCCAGTCCCCAAATGATTTTGTTAAATGAGGGATGGGATGCGATCGCCAAAGAATCTGATATAAATCTTCAGACAGATACACAAGCGCAAAATTTAGCATATATCATCTATACTTCTGGGTCTACAGGAACTCCTAAAGGTACGCTTGTCCCTCATAGATCGCTCACCAATTTAATCGAACACCATCAAGCGAAGATGACAACAGGTGTGGGTGTGCTTCAGTTTGCTTCCCTCAGCTTTGATGTCAGCTATCACGAAATGTTTGCGGCGTGGGGTTTAGGCGGCACGCTGTATATGATTGGTGAAAGCGATCGCAAAGATTTAGATAAATTAATTCAGTTACTTGCTCAAGAACCAATCGCCAAAGTATTCCTTCCCGTCACCTTATGGCAACAATTAGCAGAAATATACGGAGACGAAGAACATCTATTTCAGAATATTAGAGAAGCGATCGCTTGTGGCGAACAACTCCAGATTACTCAACCAATGATTAAGCTGTTTGGGCGTTTAGAGAATTGCAGACTCTACAATTTATACGGGCCAACAGAAGCAGATTTAGTTACATCATATACATTTGGCGACCAACCAGAAGAATGGCCAATTTATCCGCCAATCGGTAAACCTGCCGTTAACGTCCAAGTTTATCTATTAAACCACAATCTCCAACCCGTGCCGATTGGCGTTCCTGGGGAACTCTACGTTAGTGGTGATGGCTTGGCTCGTGGCTACCTCAACCGCCCAGATTTGACAGAGCAAAAATTTGTCCCAAATCCGTTTTACAATTCAAAATTCAAAATACCCTACGGGAACGCCAAGGGCGTACAAAATTCAAAATTATATAAGACTGGAGATTTGGCACGTTACCTCAGTGATGGCAACATTGAATTTTTGGGACGCATAGACGATTTAGTAAAAGTTCGGGGTTTTCGGGTTGAACTTGGCGAAGTTGAAGCGGTTTTGAGCAAACATCCCCAAATTAACCAAGCAGTGGCTAAGGTGTTTGGGCAAAGTGCCAGAGAAAAATATTTAGTTGCTTACTTCGTACCAATTCAAGGGCAGACAGTCACCATCGAACAGCTGCGTACTTTTCTTCAAGACCAGTTGCCAGACTACATGATTCCATCGGCTTTTGTACAGATGGAATCGTTTCCCCTGACTTCCAACGGTAAAGTCAACCGTCGCACTTTACTAGAACCGACGACCAGCCGACCAGAATTAGCTCAAACTTTTGTTGCACCCCGGACTCCCACCGAAGAAATTTTGGCGGGTATTTGGAGGGATGTTTTAGGGTTAGAACAAGTTGGGATTTATGACAACTTCTTTAATTTGGGAGGACATTCCTTACTGGCTACTCAGGTTATCTCTCTGACACGCAAAGCATTTAAGGTAGAATTGCCTCTGCGAAGTTTATTTGAATCTCCAGCGATCGCAACATTAGCTAGAACAGTTGAGACAGCAACTAAGCATGAACTTTCGCCGGATATCATACCATTTAAAGCGGTGCGAACGTGTGACGGAGTACTGCCAATCTCCTTAACTCAGCTAGAGTTTTGGTTTTTCGAGCAATTCTATCCCGGCAATCCTGTTTACAACCTGCCGCTAGTTTATCGCGTGACAGGTTCGCTAGATGTGAAAGCGTTAGAGCAGAGTTTAAGAGAAATTGTACGACGACATGAAACCTTCCGAAGTACTTTTAAGGTGGAAAACGGACAAGTAGTTTATACAATTTCCCCCGAACCTGTATTTGACTTCGCAGTAATAGACTCACAAAATATCCCTGAAACAGAAGCGAAACGACAAGCTGAGAAGGAGATTAAACAGCCTTTTGATTTGGCGCGGGGGCCGTTATTACGCAGTAAACTTTGGCGTTTGAGTGAAACTGAGCATTTGCTTGTAGTCACAACGCACCATATTGTTGCTGATGGTTGGTCTTTTAGCGTGTTAACCCAAGAAATGGCAACCCTTTACGAAGCTTTTTCTCAAGGTAAACCCTCCCCCCTGACCGAGTTACCCATTCAATATGCAGACTTTGCACATTGGCAACGACAATTATTGCAGGGGCAAGTTTTGGAATCACAGATGCAATTCTGGAAACAACATTTAGGTGTTAACCCTCCAGTCTTGAAACTACCAACCGATTATCCACGCCCAGCCGTGCGAACCTTCACAGGTGCGCGTCAACCTTTGGTGATTTCTTCAGACTTAACCAAAGCACTCAAAACCTTGAGTCAGCAGGAAGGCGTAACCTTATTTATGACCTTGTTAGCAGCACTCAAAACATTACTTTTCTGCTACACAGGACAACCAGACATCATTGTGAGTACAACAGTTGCCAATCGTACCCGTCCCGAAACAGAAGGACTGATTGGTTTCTTTGTCCATTTACTGCCATTCTGCACCAACTTAGAAGGCAATCCCAGCTTCCGCGAACTATTGCGGCGGGTGCGAGAAGTGGCTTTAGGAGTGTATGCACATCAAGAAATGCCCTTCATCAAACTATTAGAAGAACTGCAACCAGTTCGAGACTCTAGTTACACACTGTTAGCTCAGGTGATGTTTGTTTTCCAAAACACCCCAGAAGATGATTTAAAACTAGCAAATTTAACTTTAAAGGAGGAATTTATTGCCACAGATACCAAAGATACAGCCGAATTTGATTTAAATCTCACACTCCAAGAAACAACAGAGGGAATTGAAGGCGCTTTAGTCTACAGAACGGATTTGTTTACACCTGCTACTATCGCCAGAATGGTAACAGTCTTTCAAAATTTACTTGAATATCTAGTTACTAATCCTGACCTACGTCTTAGAGAACTTCCCTTTTTAAATGAGGGTGAAAATTTACCAATTCAAAATAACAAATTACCAATAGCGAATAACTTTCAGAATGAATTTACTGAACCCAGTAACTCTATTGAAGAAACCATATTAGCTATTTGGAAAGAAGTTTTAGGGTTAGAACATATCAGTATACAAGATAATTTCTTTGACTTGGGAGGACATTCTGCTCTGGTTCTACAACTCACATACAAATTACAAAAAGCTTGGCAAATAGAATTACCCTTAGTTTCCTTATTTGAGAAAAACACCATAGTTGAGCAAGCAGAAACTATCCGCAATTTACAAAGAAAGGCAGAGATAGAGAATTAG
- a CDS encoding ABC transporter substrate-binding protein, which translates to MRRLIALTTICRRQSPAIIGFILAIVLVSCVQTNSINKAVAGSQIILSSSAEPNTFNPQLMEQGVGILTFLYEGLIRENGRGEIKPALARSWETSEDQKRIIFTLRKGLKWSDGKPLTADDVVFTYKDIYTNPAIPSYAKDFLQIGKTRSFPTVKKLDNWRVEFTLPEPFAPFLRTTKLEILPAHILRSSITTKDSTGRPLFLSIWDTDTPPNQIVSNGAYKLESYVPSERITFRKNPYYWRKDTQSHTQPYIDRIVLNTVSNNDTALIQFRSGGLDFIDVNSNYFSLLKREEKRGKFTIYNGGSQTGSTAMMFNLNTGLRNGQPLINPIKSRWFNTVAFRQAVAYSINRPRMVNNLFAGVGALQNSPIAVQSPYYLSQQAGLPVYNYNQEKAKALLLKAGFRYNNQGELFDSDGNRVRFTLTANVGNKVLQNMAPLIQDDLSQIGIQVDLNLIGVGLVVDKLANRLDWDCQIIDGFPMTVEPNEAVNIWSTKGNWHFFNRQPQAGQIPITKQEVADWEQKIDDLYIQGAAANEAQRKQIYAETQRLSQEYLPFIYLVNSLSMVSMRNRIQGVKHSALQGTFWNIYELKSNPINN; encoded by the coding sequence ATGCGAAGATTGATCGCACTTACTACTATTTGCCGTCGGCAATCGCCAGCTATCATCGGATTTATCCTGGCGATTGTCCTAGTTAGTTGCGTCCAAACTAACTCGATCAACAAAGCAGTAGCTGGATCTCAAATCATCCTTAGTAGTTCTGCCGAACCCAACACCTTTAACCCTCAGTTGATGGAGCAGGGAGTCGGAATTTTGACTTTCCTCTATGAAGGGCTAATTCGTGAAAATGGTCGAGGAGAAATTAAACCAGCATTAGCGCGATCGTGGGAAACTTCTGAAGACCAGAAGCGCATTATTTTTACACTGAGGAAAGGACTGAAATGGTCAGATGGTAAACCACTAACTGCTGATGATGTGGTGTTTACTTATAAAGATATTTATACGAATCCTGCCATTCCTTCCTATGCCAAAGATTTTTTGCAAATAGGCAAAACTCGCAGTTTTCCTACAGTGAAAAAATTAGATAATTGGCGCGTTGAATTTACCCTTCCAGAACCTTTTGCTCCCTTTCTTCGCACAACAAAACTAGAAATTTTACCTGCTCACATTCTGCGATCCAGCATCACCACAAAAGACTCCACAGGTAGACCGCTATTTCTCTCAATTTGGGATACAGATACTCCACCGAACCAAATTGTTAGCAACGGTGCTTATAAATTGGAATCATACGTTCCAAGTGAGCGAATAACCTTTCGCAAAAATCCCTATTACTGGCGTAAAGATACTCAAAGTCATACTCAACCCTATATCGATCGCATTGTTCTAAATACGGTTAGCAATAATGATACAGCATTAATTCAATTTCGTTCTGGAGGACTTGATTTTATTGACGTAAATTCTAACTATTTTTCATTATTGAAACGAGAAGAAAAAAGGGGGAAATTCACAATTTATAACGGTGGTTCTCAAACAGGAAGCACAGCGATGATGTTTAATTTGAATACAGGACTAAGAAATGGTCAGCCTTTAATTAATCCGATTAAATCTCGCTGGTTCAATACAGTAGCATTCCGCCAAGCCGTTGCTTATAGCATCAATCGCCCGCGGATGGTAAACAACCTATTTGCAGGTGTAGGAGCGCTACAAAATTCACCCATAGCCGTGCAGAGTCCTTACTATCTTTCTCAGCAAGCAGGTTTACCAGTCTACAACTATAACCAAGAGAAGGCAAAAGCATTACTTCTCAAAGCAGGTTTTCGATACAACAATCAAGGTGAGTTATTCGATAGCGATGGGAATCGAGTCCGGTTTACGCTCACCGCTAATGTTGGTAATAAGGTGTTGCAAAACATGGCTCCTTTAATTCAAGACGATTTGAGCCAGATAGGAATTCAGGTAGATTTAAATTTGATTGGAGTGGGATTGGTTGTAGACAAATTAGCAAATCGTCTGGATTGGGATTGTCAGATTATTGATGGTTTCCCAATGACAGTAGAACCCAACGAAGCAGTAAATATTTGGTCTACTAAAGGGAACTGGCATTTTTTCAACCGCCAACCCCAAGCCGGACAAATACCGATTACTAAACAGGAGGTAGCAGATTGGGAACAAAAGATTGATGATCTCTACATTCAAGGTGCAGCAGCAAATGAAGCACAGCGTAAACAAATTTATGCAGAAACTCAAAGGTTGAGTCAGGAATATTTACCGTTTATTTATCTAGTAAATTCATTATCAATGGTGTCTATGCGAAATCGGATTCAGGGGGTGAAACATTCGGCTTTACAAGGAACATTTTGGAATATTTATGAATTGAAAAGTAATCCTATCAATAATTAA
- a CDS encoding isopenicillin N synthase family dioxygenase, with protein MNPIKEREPQVIVSTQIPVIDFHPFMVGDIAAKETVANQISCAIQEMGCFYLENCVPQTLVDRVFAQAQSFFALPQEEKNQVKLAPGTSRGYVARGKERVLLEAFNFGLDVATDEAGVTPQGFGEPNRWPENQKEFRQLLLEFFTTCRDASFSILQAIAIALKLPESYFTDFHLERNFNTSINHYPSLHQALPLGETRFAEHTDYGSITLIFQDETAGLEVCNDAGEWIAAPFVPGKVLVILADLMQRWTNDKFPATKHRVPLPSKFPSNPRYSIIYFESPDYDAEITCLESNATPNYPPIRTHEYINQIATGSYASEKK; from the coding sequence ATGAACCCAATCAAAGAACGTGAACCCCAAGTAATTGTTTCCACACAGATTCCTGTGATTGATTTCCATCCATTTATGGTTGGTGATATTGCAGCTAAAGAAACAGTTGCCAATCAAATCTCGTGTGCTATTCAAGAAATGGGATGTTTTTACCTCGAAAATTGTGTACCTCAGACCTTAGTCGATCGAGTTTTTGCTCAAGCGCAAAGTTTTTTCGCCCTACCACAAGAGGAGAAAAATCAAGTAAAACTTGCTCCAGGAACGAGTCGAGGCTATGTTGCTCGTGGTAAAGAGCGAGTATTGCTAGAAGCATTCAATTTTGGTTTAGACGTTGCAACCGATGAAGCGGGTGTAACTCCCCAAGGATTTGGTGAACCTAATCGATGGCCTGAAAACCAAAAAGAGTTTCGCCAACTGCTACTAGAATTTTTTACAACTTGTCGTGATGCGTCCTTTAGTATTTTACAAGCGATCGCGATCGCCTTAAAACTACCAGAATCCTACTTCACCGATTTCCATCTAGAACGCAACTTCAACACCTCTATCAATCACTATCCATCTCTACACCAAGCTCTCCCTCTCGGCGAGACTCGTTTCGCTGAACATACAGATTACGGCAGTATTACCTTAATATTTCAAGATGAGACGGCTGGGCTAGAAGTTTGCAACGATGCGGGAGAGTGGATTGCAGCCCCCTTCGTCCCTGGTAAAGTTCTGGTCATCCTTGCAGATTTAATGCAGCGCTGGACAAACGATAAGTTTCCCGCCACCAAACATCGAGTTCCCCTCCCTTCCAAATTTCCTAGTAATCCCAGGTACTCAATTATCTATTTTGAGTCTCCTGATTACGATGCCGAAATTACTTGCTTAGAGTCAAACGCAACACCCAACTATCCACCAATTCGCACCCATGAATATATCAATCAAATTGCTACAGGAAGCTATGCATCTGAAAAAAAATAG